The Geobacter sp. AOG2 genome includes a window with the following:
- the rpsD gene encoding 30S ribosomal protein S4 → MARYTGPSCRLCRRENMELFLKGERCYTDKCAIKRRNYPPGQHGQGRSKTSDYGVQLREKQKVRRIYGLLEKQFRGYFQEADRMKGVTGENLLSLLERRLDNVIYRLGFASSRTESRQLVRHGHFTINGRKVNIPSIQLRLGDVIELREKSRKITAVNDSLEAVVRRGIPQWLELERDAFKGVIKSLPVREDVTTPIQEQLIVELYSK, encoded by the coding sequence TTGGCTCGTTATACAGGACCTTCGTGCCGTCTGTGCAGAAGAGAAAACATGGAATTGTTTCTGAAGGGGGAGCGCTGCTACACCGATAAATGCGCCATCAAACGGCGTAATTATCCTCCGGGGCAGCATGGTCAAGGACGTTCAAAAACCTCCGATTATGGCGTTCAGCTTCGCGAGAAGCAGAAAGTGCGCCGTATCTATGGCCTTTTGGAAAAGCAGTTCCGTGGCTATTTTCAGGAAGCCGACCGCATGAAAGGGGTGACCGGTGAAAACCTGCTCTCCCTACTTGAACGGCGTCTCGACAATGTGATCTACCGTCTCGGGTTTGCTTCTTCCCGCACCGAATCGCGCCAACTCGTACGTCACGGCCACTTTACCATTAACGGCCGTAAAGTGAATATTCCTTCCATTCAGCTCAGGCTGGGTGATGTCATCGAACTTCGTGAAAAGAGCAGAAAGATTACTGCTGTCAACGATTCTCTGGAAGCGGTTGTACGGCGTGGTATCCCCCAGTGGCTCGAACTTGAGCGTGATGCCTTCAAAGGTGTTATCAAGAGTCTGCCGGTTCGCGAGGATGTTACTACCCCGATCCAGGAACAGTTGATCGTCGAGCTTTACTCGAAGTAA
- the rpsK gene encoding 30S ribosomal protein S11 — MASPAKKVVRKKKERKNISNGVAHIQATFNNTIITITDPVGNVVAWSTAGAKGFKGSRKSTPFAAQIAAEDCAKKAQEHGMRSVEVYVKGPGSGRESALRALQAAGFAISFIKDVTPIPHNGCRPPKRRRV; from the coding sequence ATGGCAAGTCCTGCGAAGAAAGTCGTCCGCAAGAAAAAGGAACGCAAGAATATTTCCAACGGTGTTGCCCACATTCAGGCAACATTCAACAATACGATCATCACGATTACGGATCCCGTCGGTAACGTGGTTGCTTGGTCGACCGCGGGCGCCAAGGGGTTCAAGGGCTCCCGTAAAAGCACCCCGTTTGCCGCCCAGATTGCTGCTGAGGACTGCGCAAAAAAAGCGCAAGAGCACGGGATGCGTAGCGTTGAGGTTTATGTTAAAGGCCCCGGTTCAGGTCGTGAATCAGCACTTCGCGCCCTTCAGGCCGCAGGTTTTGCGATCAGCTTCATCAAGGATGTGACACCAATTCCCCATAACGGTTGTCGTCCGCCCAAACGTAGAAGAGTTTAA
- a CDS encoding MFS transporter — MFSGISGNVLILGLVSLLTDVSSEMIYPLLPLFVTGVLGAGPYVLGGIEGIAESTAALVKLASGIACDRIRGRKALVLAGYSLSSLARPLMALASSPLAVLVVRFSDRIGKGVRTSPRDALIADSTDLAQRGKAFGFHRSLDHMGAIIGPLVAAALMAWFVTDVRTVFWLAAFPGILAVILIIFKVRDRSHEASRRTGTRLKMVPAGNIRGYLLILLLFTLGNSSDAFLLLRAGQLGVTPARIPLLWTFFHVVKMSSAMPFGTLSDRIGRRGVIIAGWAVYALAYAGFALASSEVHIWLLFAWYGLFYGMTEGVEKAYLSDLAEPEERGNAFGWYNFAVGIGALPASVLFGMIWQFASPQAAFYFGAVLACLAALFLLAWTRPASSVPKTITPGP; from the coding sequence ATGTTCAGCGGCATCAGCGGTAATGTCCTTATCCTCGGCCTGGTCAGTCTCCTGACCGATGTCTCAAGTGAGATGATCTATCCCCTGCTCCCCTTATTCGTAACGGGCGTGCTGGGTGCCGGGCCGTACGTGCTGGGGGGGATCGAAGGGATCGCTGAATCCACCGCGGCGTTGGTGAAGCTGGCGTCGGGCATAGCCTGCGACCGTATCCGGGGAAGGAAGGCGCTCGTTCTGGCGGGCTACTCACTTTCCTCCCTAGCGCGCCCCTTGATGGCCTTAGCCAGCTCCCCGCTTGCCGTCCTTGTCGTGCGTTTTTCCGACCGCATCGGCAAGGGAGTCCGAACCTCGCCACGCGATGCGCTGATCGCCGATTCCACCGACCTCGCCCAGCGGGGCAAGGCCTTCGGCTTCCACCGATCCCTCGACCATATGGGAGCCATTATCGGCCCGCTCGTGGCCGCCGCCCTGATGGCGTGGTTCGTTACCGACGTGCGCACGGTCTTCTGGCTGGCCGCCTTCCCCGGCATCCTGGCCGTGATCCTGATCATCTTCAAGGTGCGCGATAGGTCCCATGAGGCCTCCCGGAGGACGGGTACGCGCCTGAAGATGGTGCCGGCGGGGAACATCAGGGGCTACCTGTTGATCCTCCTTCTCTTCACCTTGGGGAATTCCTCCGATGCTTTCCTGCTCCTGCGGGCCGGCCAGTTAGGTGTAACCCCGGCCCGGATACCGCTATTGTGGACCTTTTTCCACGTCGTCAAGATGTCCTCCGCCATGCCCTTCGGCACCCTGTCCGACCGGATCGGCCGCCGCGGGGTGATCATCGCCGGTTGGGCAGTCTATGCCCTTGCCTATGCCGGCTTTGCCCTGGCATCGTCAGAGGTGCACATTTGGCTGCTCTTTGCCTGGTATGGATTGTTCTACGGCATGACCGAGGGGGTGGAAAAGGCCTATCTGTCCGACTTGGCGGAACCGGAGGAACGAGGGAACGCCTTCGGGTGGTACAACTTCGCCGTGGGGATCGGCGCCCTGCCAGCCAGCGTCCTGTTCGGCATGATCTGGCAATTTGCCTCGCCCCAAGCAGCATTCTATTTCGGGGCCGTACTGGCGTGCCTGGCAGCCCTGTTCCTGCTCGCCTGGACCCGTCCCGCATCATCCGTCCCGAAAACAATAACGCCAGGGCCTTGA
- a CDS encoding PAS domain-containing sensor histidine kinase produces MEQKLPIYERKKRIREAVIIALAVILILFLTKTEVHLTRLSADAPMGSNIAIFGVINIVVMLVILLVYLVCRNVVKLFVESRTNPFAKRLRTKLVLSFVGLSLVPTMLLFFAAAGFINNTVHNWFNTQVETSLSESLEVARTYYKNSASNSLYYGRQISTFIKSQKLLNEANLPELKELIRQKQKEYNLGVVEVYSAQHEELVRSSNPDVPQSEFTNPASEDIKRGLLGEELTRINQAGKADLIRGIVPVYSTWNQIDVVGVVVVNYYVPYSLVNKMKEITDSYHEFRQLKIMKNPIRTGYIATLFLITAVIVFFAYWMGVYLANSMTRQVQDLVDATRAVADGNLDIHIESYSADEIGMLIQSFNRMTEDLRSKQRALNASNQELSRINQEIEQRRQYMEIVLRNVAAGVISVDKAGVVTTINKSAERLLNINTSKVLGRNFRDVLREKHLEIVKEVVRDLSLSKQDTVSRQIFLDIQGARLALHLHLTMLRDEQGNILGTVLVLDDMTQMMKVQRMAAWREVARRIAHEIKNPLTPIQLSAQRLRKRYLSRFSDDEVVFDECTEMIIKSVDELKNLVNEFSNFARMPAIQPEPNDLNTLIRETLTLYQEAHRGVSFHFEPDEHLPLIKIDRDQIKRVIINLLENAVAAMDEEGEVRIKSNYDAELKMASFAICDTGPGITPEDKPRLFEPYFSTKKSGTGLGLAIVSSVVTDHSGFVRIKDNQPRGACFIVELPAA; encoded by the coding sequence ATGGAACAGAAACTGCCAATTTACGAGCGAAAAAAACGGATACGCGAAGCGGTCATCATCGCCCTGGCGGTTATCCTGATCCTTTTTCTCACCAAGACAGAGGTACATCTGACCCGTTTGAGCGCCGACGCGCCCATGGGAAGCAATATCGCCATCTTCGGCGTCATAAACATCGTCGTTATGTTGGTGATCCTGCTGGTGTATCTCGTCTGCCGTAATGTGGTGAAACTCTTTGTGGAAAGCCGCACAAATCCGTTTGCCAAGCGGTTGCGCACCAAGCTGGTACTCTCGTTCGTCGGATTGTCGCTCGTTCCCACCATGCTCCTCTTCTTTGCCGCCGCCGGATTTATCAACAATACGGTCCACAACTGGTTTAATACCCAGGTGGAAACGTCCCTAAGCGAGTCCTTGGAGGTGGCCCGGACCTACTACAAGAATTCAGCCTCCAACTCACTGTATTACGGTCGCCAGATCAGCACGTTCATCAAGTCCCAGAAGCTGCTCAACGAAGCCAACCTGCCGGAACTCAAGGAGCTGATTCGCCAAAAGCAAAAGGAATACAACCTGGGGGTGGTGGAGGTCTATTCGGCCCAACATGAAGAACTGGTCCGTTCCTCCAATCCCGATGTCCCCCAGAGCGAGTTCACTAACCCTGCCTCTGAAGACATAAAACGCGGCCTTCTGGGCGAAGAACTGACACGTATCAATCAGGCCGGCAAGGCCGACCTGATCAGGGGCATCGTGCCGGTCTATTCCACCTGGAACCAGATCGACGTGGTTGGGGTGGTGGTTGTCAACTATTATGTCCCCTATTCGTTGGTCAACAAGATGAAGGAGATCACAGATTCATATCATGAGTTCCGCCAGCTCAAGATCATGAAAAACCCGATCCGGACCGGCTATATCGCTACATTGTTCCTGATTACCGCGGTCATCGTCTTTTTTGCCTACTGGATGGGGGTCTATCTGGCCAACAGCATGACCAGGCAGGTGCAGGACTTGGTGGACGCCACGCGTGCCGTAGCGGACGGCAATCTCGACATCCATATCGAATCCTATTCGGCCGACGAGATCGGCATGCTCATCCAGTCGTTCAATCGCATGACCGAGGATCTGCGCAGCAAGCAGCGGGCGCTCAATGCCTCCAACCAGGAATTGTCCCGCATCAACCAGGAGATTGAGCAGCGCCGGCAGTACATGGAAATAGTGCTGCGCAATGTGGCCGCCGGCGTCATATCAGTCGATAAGGCCGGCGTCGTGACCACGATCAACAAGTCTGCCGAGCGTCTCCTGAACATCAACACCAGCAAGGTGCTGGGGCGAAATTTTCGTGACGTGCTGCGAGAAAAACATCTGGAGATCGTCAAAGAGGTCGTGCGCGATCTGTCGCTCTCAAAACAGGATACCGTCAGTCGACAGATCTTCCTGGATATTCAGGGCGCCCGTCTGGCCCTGCATCTTCACCTTACCATGCTGCGCGATGAACAGGGAAATATCCTGGGGACGGTCTTGGTGCTGGACGACATGACCCAGATGATGAAGGTCCAGCGCATGGCGGCTTGGCGCGAGGTCGCCCGGCGTATTGCCCACGAGATCAAGAATCCGCTCACGCCGATCCAACTTTCGGCGCAGCGTCTGCGGAAGCGATATCTGTCGCGTTTCAGCGACGATGAGGTTGTCTTTGACGAGTGCACCGAAATGATCATCAAGTCCGTGGACGAGTTGAAAAATCTGGTCAACGAGTTTTCGAATTTTGCCCGCATGCCGGCGATCCAGCCTGAACCGAACGATCTCAATACCCTGATCCGCGAGACCCTGACGCTTTACCAAGAGGCACACCGCGGGGTGTCGTTCCATTTTGAACCGGACGAGCATCTCCCCTTGATCAAGATTGACCGGGACCAGATCAAGCGAGTGATCATCAACCTCTTGGAAAATGCTGTGGCGGCCATGGATGAAGAGGGGGAGGTCAGGATCAAAAGCAACTATGATGCGGAGTTGAAGATGGCATCGTTTGCCATTTGCGACACTGGTCCCGGCATTACGCCCGAGGACAAGCCCCGCCTGTTTGAACCCTATTTTTCTACTAAAAAATCGGGGACCGGCCTTGGGCTGGCAATTGTCAGCAGTGTTGTCACCGACCATAGCGGTTTTGTGCGGATCAAGGACAATCAGCCGAGGGGTGCTTGCTTTATAGTGGAATTACCGGCGGCATAA
- the ubiB gene encoding 2-polyprenylphenol 6-hydroxylase, with translation MLSFLKINRNIRSIRRYWNIARVLSAYGFDHALETMGLHDIAARGRRLLRHDAVDIARLSAAERMRLVLEELGPTFVKLGQLLSTRPDIIPASFVQEFEKLQDHVPSFSFTELMAQVEQELKSPITNFFAEIDPEPLAAASIAQVHRACLLTGEQVVIKVRRPGVVELVEADIGALMSLAHLAERHVPGSEIYDPVGVVREFARTIRREMDFTREGHTIEKIRDNFSKIPWMYFPRVYWQQSTRGVLTLEYVDGIKVSDLERLERSGLDRRIIAQRGADAFLEMVLKHGFFHGDTHPGNVMILPDNVICLLDYGIVGRLDEELRTFLSDILLAIVNRDMDQVISLLLFAGDISDNLDVRALKRDLSNFIDSYYEIPLKEIEVGRMLMEFIEIITLYSIRIQPDLMLLAKSLIIIEGMGRSLDPAFNMVEHLRPFMEKAVRQRMSPRRITRDINAVVGSYLNLARNLPRDLKEIINRVNRNKFKIDLEHRGLDKFTADFDRSINRLSSSLILAALIIGSSIIMQIERGPQLFGLPALAFLGYTAAGLIGLWWVYGIIRSGRL, from the coding sequence ATGCTCTCATTTTTAAAAATTAACCGGAATATACGCAGTATTCGCCGCTACTGGAATATCGCCCGCGTTCTGAGCGCCTATGGTTTCGACCATGCCCTGGAGACTATGGGATTACATGATATCGCCGCCCGGGGCAGGCGGCTCCTGCGGCACGATGCCGTCGACATTGCCCGCCTTTCGGCTGCCGAGCGGATGCGATTGGTCCTGGAAGAGTTGGGACCGACGTTCGTCAAGCTGGGGCAACTGCTTTCAACACGCCCCGACATCATCCCTGCCTCCTTTGTGCAGGAGTTCGAAAAACTGCAGGACCATGTACCGAGTTTCTCGTTTACCGAACTCATGGCCCAGGTGGAACAGGAGTTGAAAAGCCCGATAACGAATTTTTTTGCCGAGATCGATCCGGAACCCCTTGCTGCGGCGTCCATTGCCCAGGTACACCGTGCCTGCCTGTTAACGGGCGAGCAAGTGGTGATCAAGGTTCGCCGCCCCGGCGTGGTCGAATTGGTTGAGGCGGATATCGGTGCACTGATGTCGTTGGCTCATCTGGCCGAACGCCATGTTCCGGGCAGCGAAATCTACGATCCCGTAGGCGTGGTGCGCGAATTCGCCCGTACCATCAGACGGGAGATGGACTTTACCCGTGAGGGACATACCATTGAAAAGATCCGCGATAACTTTTCCAAGATCCCTTGGATGTATTTCCCGCGGGTCTACTGGCAACAAAGCACTCGTGGCGTACTGACCCTTGAGTATGTTGACGGAATCAAGGTTTCGGATCTTGAGAGGCTGGAACGCAGCGGACTGGACCGGAGGATAATTGCTCAACGGGGTGCCGATGCCTTTCTGGAGATGGTTCTCAAGCACGGTTTTTTTCATGGAGATACGCATCCGGGCAATGTGATGATTCTGCCGGATAACGTCATTTGTCTTTTGGATTACGGCATTGTTGGCAGGTTGGACGAAGAACTCAGAACCTTTCTGAGCGATATCCTTCTGGCGATAGTCAATCGGGACATGGATCAGGTCATCTCCCTGCTGCTCTTTGCCGGAGATATTTCCGACAACCTTGATGTGCGTGCCCTGAAGCGGGATCTCTCAAACTTCATCGACAGCTACTACGAAATCCCTCTCAAGGAGATCGAAGTCGGGCGAATGCTCATGGAGTTCATTGAGATCATTACCTTGTACAGCATCCGCATCCAGCCAGATCTGATGCTCCTGGCGAAGTCGTTGATCATTATTGAGGGAATGGGTCGTTCTCTTGATCCTGCGTTCAATATGGTGGAACACCTGCGCCCCTTCATGGAGAAGGCCGTTCGTCAGCGTATGTCCCCCCGGCGCATCACGCGCGACATTAACGCAGTGGTGGGGTCGTATCTCAATCTTGCCCGCAATCTCCCACGCGACCTCAAAGAGATCATCAACCGCGTCAATCGCAACAAATTCAAGATCGATCTGGAACACCGGGGTCTGGATAAGTTCACCGCCGATTTCGACCGTTCCATTAATCGTCTCTCTTCCAGTCTTATCCTGGCCGCCCTGATCATCGGTTCGTCGATCATCATGCAGATCGAGCGGGGGCCGCAACTGTTCGGTTTACCCGCACTAGCCTTTCTGGGATATACCGCGGCCGGATTGATTGGTCTCTGGTGGGTCTACGGTATCATCCGCTCGGGAAGGCTCTAG
- the rpmJ gene encoding 50S ribosomal protein L36 has product MKVRASVKKICDKCKIIKRKGVVRVICDIPKHSQRQG; this is encoded by the coding sequence ATGAAAGTACGGGCATCGGTTAAAAAGATTTGCGACAAATGCAAGATTATCAAGCGCAAGGGTGTGGTTCGTGTTATCTGTGACATCCCCAAGCATTCTCAGCGTCAGGGATGA
- a CDS encoding YaaR family protein, whose product MRIRDSLPTPGVGQQSKNPSVMKGGTGSAFVAELTNRQTDMTSYQQEVENLRQEIEMMGDKLAQEPTLPNFKRFRDLLSTLAKRISNEAYRLEKIGGTPQNPRSFEIITIIDAEADKLYNLIIQANRDSMAITAKVIGIKGLVVDLIT is encoded by the coding sequence ATGCGTATCAGGGATTCACTACCAACACCAGGGGTCGGGCAGCAAAGCAAAAACCCCTCTGTTATGAAAGGCGGTACCGGTTCGGCTTTCGTGGCCGAGTTGACAAATCGTCAGACAGACATGACCTCGTACCAGCAGGAGGTAGAAAACCTTCGCCAGGAAATAGAGATGATGGGTGATAAATTGGCCCAGGAACCGACCTTGCCAAACTTCAAGCGTTTCCGTGACCTCTTGAGCACGTTGGCCAAAAGGATCTCCAACGAGGCCTATCGACTCGAAAAAATTGGGGGCACGCCACAGAACCCGCGATCATTCGAGATCATAACCATAATCGATGCCGAGGCTGACAAGCTCTATAACCTCATCATCCAGGCGAATCGGGACAGTATGGCCATCACGGCAAAGGTGATCGGAATCAAGGGACTGGTGGTTGATCTGATCACCTGA
- a CDS encoding DNA-directed RNA polymerase subunit alpha produces the protein MYKNWRDLIRPKQLQVEKESLSNTYGKFYAEPFERGFGTTLGNSLRRILLSTLQGAAITSVRIKGVLHEFSTIQGVTEDVTDIILNLKGVRLKLHSADQATIRVVHKGEGIITAGDILVGHSVEVMNPDHHILTCGKDANLEIEMTVKMGKGYVPADRNRDEKAPVGTIPIDAIYSPIKKVNFNVSNARVGQMTDYDKLTLEVWTDGSANPEDAVAYAAKIMKEQLSIFINFDEESEPSLVEESQEEKDKINENLYRTVDELELSVRSANCLKNAGIKLIGELVSKSEAEMLKTQNFGRKSLNEIKDILCDMGLTFGMKLDEFPDPEIMRRLRGEKKEEE, from the coding sequence ATGTATAAAAATTGGCGAGATCTGATCAGGCCAAAACAGCTTCAAGTCGAGAAAGAATCACTTTCAAATACATACGGCAAATTTTATGCTGAACCATTCGAACGAGGCTTTGGTACCACGCTCGGTAATTCCTTGCGCAGGATTCTCCTGTCCACCCTTCAGGGCGCTGCCATCACCTCGGTTCGCATCAAGGGTGTGCTACACGAGTTTTCCACCATCCAGGGTGTTACCGAGGATGTTACCGATATCATCCTTAATCTCAAAGGTGTCCGCCTCAAGCTGCACTCTGCCGACCAGGCCACTATCAGGGTCGTGCACAAAGGTGAGGGGATCATTACCGCCGGTGATATCCTCGTCGGCCACTCGGTTGAGGTCATGAATCCCGATCACCACATCCTGACCTGCGGCAAAGACGCCAACCTCGAAATTGAGATGACGGTCAAGATGGGTAAAGGGTATGTACCTGCTGATCGCAATCGTGATGAAAAAGCCCCCGTGGGTACCATTCCGATTGACGCCATCTATTCTCCTATCAAGAAGGTCAATTTCAACGTATCCAATGCGCGTGTCGGGCAGATGACGGACTACGACAAACTGACCCTTGAGGTCTGGACAGACGGGAGTGCAAATCCTGAAGACGCGGTGGCCTATGCCGCCAAGATCATGAAGGAACAACTGAGCATCTTCATCAACTTCGACGAAGAGTCTGAGCCGAGTCTGGTTGAAGAGTCCCAGGAAGAGAAGGACAAGATCAACGAGAATCTGTATCGTACGGTTGATGAACTGGAACTCTCGGTACGGTCGGCCAACTGCCTCAAGAATGCCGGCATCAAGCTGATCGGCGAACTGGTTTCCAAATCCGAGGCGGAGATGCTGAAGACTCAGAATTTCGGTCGCAAGTCCCTCAATGAGATAAAGGATATTCTCTGCGATATGGGCCTGACGTTCGGCATGAAACTGGATGAATTCCCCGATCCGGAGATCATGCGCCGGCTGCGCGGCGAAAAGAAGGAAGAAGAGTAA
- the rpsM gene encoding 30S ribosomal protein S13 translates to MARIAGIDLPKNKRIVVALTYIYGIGNSTAERILASAQIDPNTRTDKLTEAEVSRLRDEIDRNCKVEGDLRREISMNIKRLMDLGCYRGLRHRKGLPVRGQRTKTNARTRKGPARTVAGKKK, encoded by the coding sequence TTGGCACGTATTGCAGGTATTGACTTACCAAAAAACAAACGGATCGTTGTTGCTCTCACCTATATCTACGGTATCGGTAATTCGACGGCAGAACGTATCCTTGCCTCCGCACAGATCGACCCCAACACCCGCACGGACAAGTTGACTGAAGCTGAAGTCTCTCGTCTTCGCGACGAAATTGACCGCAACTGCAAGGTCGAAGGGGACCTGCGCCGTGAGATTTCGATGAATATCAAGCGGCTCATGGATCTTGGCTGTTATCGTGGCCTGCGTCACAGAAAAGGTTTGCCGGTCCGCGGCCAGCGCACCAAGACCAATGCCCGTACGCGTAAAGGCCCTGCCCGCACCGTTGCCGGCAAAAAGAAATAA
- a CDS encoding phasin family protein: protein MLDLFEKTLMTAIGAVAITQKKTEELVAEMRERYKVSEDEGRCFVERIQGIAEESKEKIREMAETEVRKVVDRLGLVPRDEYERLVKRVQELETRIAD from the coding sequence ATGCTGGATTTATTCGAAAAGACGCTTATGACCGCTATCGGGGCCGTGGCCATCACCCAGAAGAAGACCGAAGAGTTGGTCGCCGAAATGCGGGAAAGGTACAAGGTGAGCGAAGACGAGGGAAGGTGCTTTGTCGAGCGTATCCAGGGGATCGCTGAGGAGAGTAAAGAAAAAATCCGGGAAATGGCGGAAACCGAGGTTCGAAAGGTCGTGGACAGATTGGGACTCGTACCACGGGACGAGTATGAACGATTAGTCAAGCGTGTGCAGGAGCTGGAAACCCGGATCGCTGATTGA
- a CDS encoding sigma-54 dependent transcriptional regulator: MSKTILVVDDEKDIRISLAGILEDEGYQVLTADSGVGALESARQELPDLVLLDIWMPGMDGLETLERLKALFPQLTVIMISGHGTIETAVRATKLGAFDFIEKPLSLDKVLISVVNALRMKDLRIENEELKRVVANEYEMIGVAPVMAELREQIMRVAPTTASVLVTGENGTGKELAARSIHYYSQRSDKPFVAINCAAIPEELIESELFGHEKGAFTGAIAQKKGKFDLADGGTLFLDEIGDMSLRTQAKVLRIIQERCFERVGGTKLVTVDVRIIAATNKRLDEEISQGRFREDLYYRLNVVPFRVPALRERHEDIPLLVQHFVAQFYRREGREPKTFQPEALGLLTRYDWPGNVRELKNIVERILIMTPGRTITTADIPELHGSPGALPLADSPEQQRDGGVSVGTLREAREGFEREFIIQKLEENDWNISRTAEVIELERSNLHRKIKSYGIDVRK; this comes from the coding sequence ATGTCGAAAACCATTCTCGTTGTGGATGATGAAAAGGATATCAGGATATCCCTGGCCGGTATCCTTGAGGATGAAGGATATCAGGTGCTTACGGCTGACAGCGGTGTCGGGGCTCTGGAGTCCGCCCGTCAGGAACTGCCGGACCTGGTACTGTTGGACATATGGATGCCGGGCATGGACGGGCTGGAGACGCTTGAGCGGCTCAAGGCACTCTTTCCACAGCTTACGGTGATTATGATCTCGGGCCATGGCACTATCGAAACGGCGGTTCGGGCCACCAAGCTGGGGGCGTTTGATTTCATCGAAAAGCCGCTCTCCTTGGACAAGGTGCTCATCAGCGTGGTCAATGCCTTGCGCATGAAGGATCTGCGGATTGAGAACGAGGAGCTTAAGCGGGTGGTGGCCAATGAGTATGAGATGATCGGCGTCGCGCCGGTGATGGCTGAGCTGCGTGAACAGATCATGCGTGTCGCACCCACGACCGCCTCGGTGCTGGTAACGGGTGAGAACGGCACCGGAAAGGAATTGGCGGCGCGCTCGATCCATTATTACAGTCAGCGGAGTGACAAACCCTTTGTGGCCATCAATTGCGCCGCCATACCGGAGGAATTGATCGAGAGTGAGCTGTTTGGTCATGAAAAGGGAGCCTTCACTGGGGCCATTGCCCAGAAGAAGGGCAAATTTGACTTGGCTGACGGCGGTACGCTGTTTCTGGACGAGATCGGCGACATGTCGCTCAGAACCCAGGCAAAGGTCTTACGGATCATTCAGGAGCGGTGTTTCGAACGGGTCGGAGGCACCAAGCTGGTGACGGTGGATGTACGGATCATTGCCGCAACCAACAAGAGGCTGGATGAAGAGATCAGCCAAGGGCGTTTCCGGGAGGATCTCTATTACCGGCTGAACGTGGTGCCGTTTCGGGTGCCCGCCCTGCGGGAGCGGCATGAGGACATCCCGCTGCTCGTGCAGCACTTTGTCGCCCAATTCTATCGACGGGAAGGGCGCGAGCCCAAGACTTTTCAACCTGAGGCGCTCGGCCTGCTCACGCGGTACGATTGGCCGGGTAATGTCAGGGAGTTAAAGAACATCGTGGAACGCATTCTGATCATGACGCCGGGGCGGACCATCACCACGGCCGATATCCCGGAACTGCACGGATCCCCCGGAGCGTTGCCCCTGGCAGACTCCCCTGAACAGCAGCGGGACGGGGGAGTATCCGTGGGGACCCTGCGGGAGGCCCGTGAGGGGTTCGAGCGGGAGTTCATTATTCAGAAGCTGGAAGAAAATGACTGGAATATATCCCGAACGGCCGAGGTTATCGAACTGGAGCGGAGCAATCTGCACCGCAAGATCAAGAGCTACGGGATCGATGTCAGGAAATAG
- the rplQ gene encoding 50S ribosomal protein L17, with amino-acid sequence MRHSKAGRRLGRKTSHREAMFRNMVTSLLAHEKITTTDAKAKEIRSVAEKMITLGKRGDLHAQRLAASYIREKSVVTKLFSAIAPRYKDRPGGYTRIVKLGIRQGDTAPISLIELVEEEMKPKATPAKAPKAPSRKPAVAKAAPAEPAVEPAAVQTAVVDPAEQCEASAD; translated from the coding sequence ATGCGTCATAGTAAAGCGGGCAGGAGACTTGGCAGGAAAACGAGTCATCGCGAAGCGATGTTCAGAAATATGGTTACCTCGCTGTTAGCCCATGAAAAGATCACGACAACCGACGCCAAGGCAAAAGAGATTCGCTCTGTTGCCGAAAAGATGATCACCCTTGGCAAACGTGGCGATCTGCATGCACAGCGTCTTGCTGCCTCATATATTCGTGAAAAATCTGTAGTGACGAAGCTGTTTTCAGCCATTGCCCCGCGTTATAAGGACCGCCCTGGCGGTTATACGCGTATCGTCAAGCTTGGCATTCGCCAGGGTGACACCGCTCCGATCTCCCTGATTGAGTTGGTGGAAGAAGAGATGAAGCCGAAGGCAACGCCGGCGAAAGCTCCGAAAGCCCCTTCCCGTAAGCCTGCCGTGGCCAAGGCGGCCCCTGCCGAGCCTGCGGTGGAACCGGCGGCTGTTCAGACCGCGGTCGTTGACCCAGCCGAACAGTGTGAGGCCAGCGCCGATTAG